In Bythopirellula goksoeyrii, a single window of DNA contains:
- a CDS encoding DUF1559 domain-containing protein, whose product MTLAKHSSYQNCDTRITIAARRGFTLVELLVVIAIIGVLVALLFPAIQTAREAARRCSCRNNLRQVGIATQNFHDAHKHLPPPKVGGSATSNLGSTFVLLLPYLEQTSMSAQYDLTKSVASPENLPITTAPFDVFMCPSLSPPNYSVGSDCGELLAPGSYMISTRSDYYQLNDGAFAQPAELDEYNLGMKDIADGTSHTLLVGETNFAFADKMEAPCSSAGIVTFGKMTGFAWADSYWLKAWGHMAAENPHLYNNSKQFIAPDSNRTYRSDHPGGVHFALLDGSVRFLRDEVEPGIRRALVTRAGGELDHSF is encoded by the coding sequence ATGACCTTGGCCAAGCATTCCAGCTACCAGAACTGCGATACTCGCATTACAATTGCTGCGCGACGTGGTTTCACTCTTGTGGAGCTGTTGGTTGTTATTGCGATCATCGGCGTGTTGGTTGCCTTGTTGTTTCCCGCAATCCAAACCGCTCGCGAAGCTGCGCGACGTTGCAGTTGCCGGAATAATCTACGTCAGGTCGGCATCGCAACTCAAAACTTTCACGACGCCCACAAGCACCTCCCACCACCGAAGGTGGGTGGTAGCGCGACGAGCAACCTGGGCAGTACGTTTGTCTTGCTGCTACCTTATCTCGAACAAACGAGCATGTCTGCTCAGTATGATTTAACTAAATCCGTTGCTTCGCCCGAGAACCTGCCGATTACAACTGCTCCCTTTGACGTATTCATGTGTCCGTCGCTGAGCCCACCCAATTACTCCGTGGGAAGTGACTGTGGTGAACTACTTGCTCCCGGGAGCTACATGATTTCGACACGTTCGGACTACTATCAGCTCAATGATGGTGCTTTCGCCCAACCCGCCGAACTCGATGAATATAACCTGGGGATGAAAGACATCGCCGACGGCACCTCGCACACTCTTTTGGTTGGTGAAACTAATTTCGCCTTCGCCGATAAAATGGAGGCTCCATGTTCATCTGCGGGAATCGTCACCTTTGGTAAAATGACTGGTTTTGCCTGGGCTGATAGCTATTGGCTTAAGGCCTGGGGCCATATGGCCGCTGAAAACCCTCATCTCTACAACAACTCTAAACAGTTCATTGCCCCTGATAGCAATCGTACCTACAGGAGTGATCATCCTGGCGGCGTTCATTTCGCTTTGCTTGATGGGAGTGTTAGATTTCTTCGCGATGAGGTTGAACCAGGAATTCGCAGAGCACTCGTTACCCGCGCCGGCGGCGAACTCGACCATTCATTTTAG
- a CDS encoding DUF1668 domain-containing protein, with protein MLKQCSLLTLLLVVVCLSASSASAHFLWLDSEPAGETRTGLLFFGESPQERNYHLPEPIAGAEVFANAGQGKREKLTSAERETDDYVGLEMPLPAGKTASIETVREYGIYGGSMLCYYSQHLLPPADGKFAGVTPSSELKLNIVPENKPGGLAATVFWEGKPLADATVTLIDSEGESTDETTDAEGQVFFVLSKKGTIGLMTSHSEKDKTGEFAGQKFKGQANYATLTLEFNPSGDSATPAKKVSVTKKPKDTTLSFGPPLPEAISSFGAAVNDGWLYVYSGHTGKAHQHSKENLSQAFARLNLSQPAEWESLEMETPLQGLALVSCGGNLYRVGGLDAQNSRKEEDDLHSVDEFARFDPATGQWTALPSLPAARSSHDAIALDGKIYVVGGWTLSGDREGEWQTEALVYDMADGDNGRWKPLPAPPFQRRALAMASWQGRVWVLGGMDDFGLIQQTVYSFDPETSSWQEGPKMPGDDMQGFGVAAWGLDSGLYVSGTDGTLYRLTDAAGQWKAVTELETPRFFHRIMPDDQGGLLAIAGASMMDGHLKEIEVLKVD; from the coding sequence ATGTTGAAGCAGTGTTCGTTGTTGACTCTATTATTGGTGGTCGTTTGCCTGTCGGCTTCGTCCGCTTCTGCCCATTTCTTGTGGCTCGACTCGGAGCCCGCCGGGGAGACCCGCACGGGTTTGCTCTTTTTCGGCGAAAGCCCTCAAGAACGCAACTACCATCTTCCTGAGCCGATCGCGGGTGCTGAAGTGTTTGCGAATGCCGGCCAGGGGAAGCGCGAGAAGTTGACGTCTGCGGAACGTGAAACGGATGACTATGTCGGTTTGGAGATGCCGCTTCCTGCGGGCAAGACTGCCTCTATCGAAACGGTTCGCGAGTATGGGATCTATGGAGGTTCGATGCTGTGTTACTACTCGCAGCATCTTCTGCCACCAGCCGACGGCAAGTTTGCAGGCGTAACGCCTTCCTCTGAATTGAAGCTGAATATTGTGCCCGAAAACAAACCTGGAGGACTGGCCGCCACGGTCTTTTGGGAAGGCAAACCGCTGGCCGATGCCACGGTGACGCTGATCGATTCCGAAGGAGAGAGTACCGATGAAACCACCGACGCCGAGGGGCAGGTATTTTTTGTACTCTCCAAGAAGGGAACCATAGGGCTCATGACTAGCCACTCGGAGAAGGACAAGACTGGCGAATTCGCTGGGCAGAAATTCAAAGGGCAGGCGAACTATGCTACGCTGACACTCGAATTCAATCCGAGTGGCGATTCAGCGACCCCGGCCAAGAAAGTTTCCGTGACTAAGAAACCCAAAGACACAACTCTCTCCTTTGGCCCACCACTACCCGAGGCCATTTCCAGCTTTGGGGCCGCAGTCAATGACGGTTGGCTCTACGTCTATAGTGGTCACACAGGAAAAGCACACCAACATTCCAAAGAGAATCTCTCTCAAGCTTTTGCGCGGCTTAATCTATCGCAGCCCGCCGAATGGGAGTCATTGGAAATGGAAACTCCCTTGCAAGGGCTAGCTTTGGTGAGTTGCGGGGGAAACTTGTATCGGGTTGGGGGATTGGATGCACAAAACTCCAGGAAAGAAGAAGATGACCTCCACTCTGTAGATGAGTTCGCCCGATTCGATCCTGCAACCGGACAATGGACAGCTTTACCGTCGCTCCCGGCTGCACGATCTTCCCATGATGCCATTGCACTCGACGGCAAGATTTACGTAGTGGGAGGATGGACTCTCAGCGGGGATCGCGAAGGAGAATGGCAAACCGAGGCACTCGTCTACGACATGGCCGATGGTGACAACGGGCGATGGAAACCGCTGCCGGCTCCTCCATTCCAGCGGCGGGCTCTGGCTATGGCTAGCTGGCAGGGTCGCGTTTGGGTCTTGGGGGGTATGGACGATTTTGGTTTGATCCAACAGACCGTCTACTCTTTTGATCCCGAGACAAGTTCTTGGCAGGAGGGGCCCAAGATGCCCGGCGACGACATGCAAGGCTTCGGCGTTGCAGCTTGGGGGCTTGATTCCGGCCTGTACGTTTCTGGAACCGACGGCACGCTCTATCGACTGACGGATGCCGCAGGCCAGTGGAAAGCTGTCACTGAACTGGAAACCCCCCGCTTCTTCCACCGCATCATGCCTGATGACCAGGGAGGCCTACTCGCCATCGCGGGGGCGTCAATGATGGATGGGCATCTCAAAGAGATTGAAGTGCTGAAGGTCGATTGA
- the fusA gene encoding elongation factor G, with amino-acid sequence MSTALSKIRNIGIIAHIDAGKTTVTERMLFCSGAKHRAGEVDRGTTTTDDDAEEAERGITIYSACVAFPWNDVLVNLIDTPGHVDFTAEVERSLRVLDGAVIVFSAREGVEAQSETVWRQADKYKVARLAFINKLDREGADFESVFSDIRTRLHARPVAIQIPVGLGPAHVANPFRGIIDLVTMKLLTFPEGKEGRKFIEEEIPEELHDMAAMWREDLLSELSNFSDQLMELALAEAPIPVDLLRKVLRDATVHLQIQPVVCGSALHGIGVQPLLDAVAAYLPNPAEVPPVEGIDPSGKSDQHRKSHAKTDEEPVKVIRKPDPAEPFCGLVFKVLPFKTGDLSWVRVYSGVLKGNSRVLNATRDKKENVAQLWRIHASKKEEQLESTQAGDIVGIIGLRDSVTGDTLCDTRAPIVLESIEFPETVISMAIEPESTADKKKLSDALTMLRKQDPTFAASENEDTGQTLISGMGELHLEVIQHRLQRDFKLNVKVHNPRVSYRETIDHKAEALGECNRLMNGVQHIAGVRLQVEPFDSPTGAPVVTNSLDHGLPHEMLTVVLEELENAAQGGGLLGFPLMRVKATLLGGEVHETASSEIAFRTAANLAFDLALREAGIVLLEPIMRLEVSTPDDHVGDLIGDLQQRRAIIHDQEARSGRTVIHAEAPLAELFGYSSAMRSLSQGRASCSMEPSTYNRAPEDVLAKFL; translated from the coding sequence ATGTCCACGGCTCTCTCCAAAATTCGCAACATCGGGATCATTGCCCACATTGATGCTGGCAAGACGACTGTCACCGAGCGGATGTTGTTTTGCAGCGGTGCGAAGCATCGCGCTGGCGAAGTGGACCGCGGTACGACCACGACCGACGACGATGCCGAGGAAGCCGAGCGGGGAATCACGATCTACTCGGCATGTGTGGCGTTCCCTTGGAATGACGTCCTTGTAAATCTCATCGACACCCCCGGCCATGTCGATTTCACCGCAGAAGTGGAACGCAGCTTGCGCGTCCTCGACGGGGCCGTCATTGTCTTCAGTGCCCGCGAAGGAGTCGAGGCCCAGAGCGAAACCGTCTGGCGTCAGGCCGACAAATATAAAGTTGCCCGCCTGGCGTTCATCAACAAGCTCGACCGCGAAGGGGCCGACTTCGAGTCGGTGTTTAGCGACATTCGCACCCGGCTTCATGCCCGCCCGGTGGCGATTCAGATTCCTGTCGGTTTGGGCCCTGCCCATGTCGCGAATCCGTTTCGAGGGATCATCGATTTGGTGACTATGAAGTTGCTTACCTTTCCCGAAGGGAAAGAAGGACGCAAATTCATCGAGGAGGAAATTCCTGAAGAGCTTCACGACATGGCCGCCATGTGGCGTGAGGATTTGCTCAGCGAGCTCTCTAACTTCAGCGACCAACTCATGGAGCTTGCTTTGGCGGAAGCGCCGATCCCCGTGGATTTGCTTCGAAAGGTTTTGCGTGATGCGACGGTCCACCTGCAGATTCAGCCCGTGGTGTGTGGCTCCGCACTGCATGGCATCGGCGTGCAGCCGCTACTGGACGCGGTGGCTGCCTACCTACCTAACCCAGCCGAGGTCCCACCGGTGGAGGGAATTGACCCCTCGGGAAAATCCGATCAACACCGCAAGTCGCACGCCAAGACCGACGAAGAACCAGTCAAGGTGATTCGCAAGCCAGACCCTGCCGAGCCATTTTGTGGCCTTGTGTTTAAGGTGCTACCGTTCAAGACGGGCGACCTCTCTTGGGTCCGGGTTTACTCGGGCGTCCTCAAGGGAAACAGTCGGGTGCTAAACGCCACGCGCGACAAGAAGGAAAACGTCGCTCAGCTCTGGCGGATTCATGCGAGCAAGAAGGAAGAGCAACTCGAATCGACCCAGGCGGGCGACATCGTGGGCATCATTGGCCTGCGCGACTCGGTCACTGGTGATACGCTGTGCGACACCCGTGCACCGATCGTGCTCGAATCCATCGAGTTTCCTGAGACGGTCATCTCGATGGCCATCGAACCAGAGAGCACGGCCGACAAGAAGAAACTCTCCGATGCACTCACGATGCTTCGAAAGCAGGATCCCACCTTCGCTGCCAGCGAAAACGAAGACACCGGCCAAACTCTCATCAGCGGCATGGGCGAGTTGCATCTGGAGGTGATTCAGCATCGCTTGCAGCGCGACTTCAAGCTGAACGTGAAAGTTCATAATCCTCGAGTGAGTTACCGCGAGACAATCGACCACAAGGCCGAGGCCCTTGGCGAATGCAACCGGCTCATGAACGGAGTGCAGCACATCGCAGGGGTTCGGCTACAAGTTGAGCCTTTCGATTCCCCTACGGGTGCCCCTGTGGTCACCAATTCGCTCGACCACGGCCTGCCGCACGAGATGCTGACGGTCGTACTGGAGGAATTAGAAAACGCCGCGCAAGGTGGCGGGCTCTTAGGTTTCCCTTTAATGCGAGTGAAGGCGACCCTCTTAGGAGGCGAGGTCCACGAAACCGCCAGCAGCGAAATCGCGTTCCGCACCGCAGCCAACCTGGCTTTCGACCTCGCTCTGCGCGAAGCGGGGATCGTCCTTCTAGAGCCAATCATGCGATTAGAGGTTTCCACCCCTGACGATCACGTGGGCGATCTCATCGGCGACCTTCAACAACGCCGGGCGATCATCCACGACCAAGAGGCTCGCTCCGGCCGCACCGTCATCCACGCCGAGGCCCCACTCGCCGAACTCTTCGGCTACTCCAGCGCGATGCGGAGTCTAAGCCAAGGCCGCGCAAGCTGCTCAATGGAACCCAGCACCTACAACCGCGCCCCCGAAGACGTGCTGGCGAAATTTCTGTAA
- the rpsG gene encoding 30S ribosomal protein S7, with translation MPRITASRKQLKPDPLYGSLLAGKFINCIMLDGKRSIAQGVFYDALEIIRERVPGEEPIDVFTQAIENVKPAIEVRSKRVGGAAYQVPMQVGRTRQQSLSFRWILSAVRDKKGRPTAQKLADELVAAYNREGAAMTKRENVHRMADANKAFAHFGW, from the coding sequence ATGCCCCGTATTACCGCTAGTCGCAAACAACTAAAACCTGATCCACTTTATGGTTCGCTTCTCGCTGGGAAGTTTATCAACTGCATCATGCTTGATGGCAAGCGTAGCATCGCTCAAGGTGTGTTTTACGATGCCTTGGAAATCATTCGCGAGCGCGTGCCAGGTGAGGAACCGATTGATGTTTTCACTCAGGCTATAGAGAATGTGAAGCCGGCTATCGAAGTTCGCTCCAAGCGAGTCGGTGGTGCTGCGTATCAGGTGCCCATGCAAGTGGGTCGTACACGGCAGCAGTCGTTATCGTTCCGCTGGATCCTTTCGGCCGTTCGTGACAAGAAGGGTCGGCCCACGGCACAAAAGCTAGCTGATGAATTGGTCGCCGCCTACAATCGTGAAGGGGCTGCTATGACCAAGCGTGAAAATGTCCACCGCATGGCCGATGCCAACAAGGCATTTGCTCATTTCGGTTGGTAA
- the rpsL gene encoding 30S ribosomal protein S12, which produces MPTINQLVRKNRKKKRKFSKSPVLQQCPQKRGVCLQVRTMTPKKPNSALRKITRVRLSNGKEVTVYIPGEGHSLQEHSIVLVRGGRVRDLPGVRYHVVRGALDTLGVVGRKQSRSLYGAKKS; this is translated from the coding sequence ATGCCCACGATTAACCAACTCGTTCGCAAAAACCGCAAGAAGAAGCGCAAGTTTAGCAAGTCGCCGGTCTTGCAGCAGTGCCCGCAAAAGCGTGGTGTCTGCCTGCAGGTGCGTACGATGACCCCCAAGAAGCCAAATTCCGCCCTCCGGAAGATTACCCGTGTGCGTCTTTCCAATGGAAAGGAAGTTACGGTCTACATCCCTGGCGAAGGTCACAGTCTCCAGGAACATAGTATCGTGCTTGTGCGAGGTGGCCGGGTTCGTGACCTGCCAGGTGTGCGCTATCACGTGGTCCGTGGTGCTTTGGACACACTGGGTGTCGTTGGCCGCAAACAGTCTCGCAGCCTCTATGGCGCGAAAAAGAGTTAA
- the rpoB gene encoding DNA-directed RNA polymerase subunit beta has product MAVPAQRRLQTDSVRAFGSARIGYDIPDLTKIQTESYARFLQYDGTSTIARKDDGLEGVLREIFPIESYDKTIRLEYLRYDLGKPRYNPAECRQLRLSYGRPFRIWLRLVKDQPVEEEVYLGDLPIMLGGGEFIINGAERVVVSQLHRSPGIDFVSELDAGDRRIHSCRVIPERGSWIELNTTKKDSITVRIDQSGRFSAVTLLRAMSPELSLDADILKQFYETSKQKIVDGRSAAKIESQIAVGDIVYPVGSERAGEIIIEGGQRITKNIAEVICTSGVKSVEVMELPKTPHLLNAMADDNTSSHEEALLRIYQRLRPGNPPQLEKARQLFNEKFFDSNRYRLGRVGRFRMNRKLGINVPETDMVLRPEDLLAAIRYLLGLASGDKSVEVDDIDHLGNRRLRTIDELASDEIRKGFLKLRRTVQERMSLKDADDITPRSLINPKSISAAIDYFFGRGELSQVVDQTNPLSMLTHERRLSALGPGGLNRKRAGFEVRDVHISHYGRICPIETPEGTNIGLISSLAMYASVDEYGFLITPYRRVKSGKLTDEVVWLRADQESDAYVASADVPVKDGMIQGDTVVARYKSDFVLVPIDQIEFTDVAPSQMIGVSAGLIPFLEHDDANRALMGSNMQRQAVPLLLADPPVVGTGLERDVARHSGMLVRAGHKGSVTYVDADRIEIGPEVHHMRKFVGLNERTCQNQKPLVRVGDKVEKGDVIADGAATFKGDLALGRNVLVAFMSYEGYNFEDAIIISEELVRNDTYTSIHIEEFDVEIRETKLGREEFTRDIPNVSEKALRNLDENGIVQIGTYVEPGDILVGKVSPKSKTELTPEEKLLHAIFGRAGEDVKNDSLEVSSGIEGIVIDTQKFSRRMSLAEEERKLFEKSLKTAEKEGNEEIAAKFTEMVLEIEKVLQKKLTDEEGNEQIHNQEPQFIADLANRFRLDAIEIRSPQRQKDVERVYKTMWPAVEEAIDQRDRKLNSMKRGDELRSGVLQMVKVYIATKRVISVGDKMAGRHGNKGVISKILPIEDMPFLEDGTPIQIMLNPLGVPSRMNVGQILETHLGWAGAKLGFRAITPVFDGATEEQINDCLEEAGLPRHGKAKLFDGRSGERFEQETTVGYIYMLKLHHLVDDKVHARSTGPYSLITQQPLGGKARFGGQRFGEMEVWALEAYGAAYILQELLTVKSDDVEGRTKIYESMVKGENTLQAGTPASFDVLTNEIRGLGLNMQLEKRQQL; this is encoded by the coding sequence ATGGCAGTCCCGGCCCAACGACGCTTGCAGACTGATTCCGTCCGCGCCTTCGGCAGTGCCCGAATTGGCTACGACATTCCCGACCTCACCAAAATTCAAACCGAATCTTATGCACGGTTCCTTCAATATGACGGAACTAGCACCATTGCGCGCAAAGATGACGGTCTGGAAGGTGTATTGCGTGAGATCTTCCCCATTGAGAGCTACGACAAGACGATTCGCCTGGAGTATCTCCGCTATGATCTAGGGAAGCCACGCTACAATCCTGCGGAATGTCGCCAATTGCGTTTGAGCTATGGGCGCCCCTTCCGGATCTGGCTCCGTTTGGTGAAGGATCAGCCGGTAGAGGAAGAAGTCTACCTGGGTGATCTGCCTATCATGCTTGGTGGTGGCGAGTTCATTATCAATGGTGCTGAGCGCGTCGTCGTGAGTCAGTTGCATCGCAGTCCTGGTATCGATTTCGTATCCGAACTTGATGCAGGTGATCGTCGCATTCATAGCTGCCGTGTTATTCCTGAGCGTGGTAGTTGGATCGAACTCAACACGACCAAAAAGGATAGCATCACAGTCCGAATCGATCAGAGCGGACGGTTCTCCGCGGTAACCCTACTGCGCGCCATGAGCCCCGAGCTCAGCCTGGATGCTGACATTCTTAAGCAGTTTTACGAGACCAGCAAGCAGAAGATTGTCGACGGCCGCAGCGCTGCCAAAATTGAAAGTCAGATTGCCGTAGGCGACATCGTCTATCCTGTCGGGAGTGAACGAGCTGGTGAAATCATTATTGAAGGTGGTCAGCGAATCACCAAGAATATCGCCGAAGTAATCTGTACTTCCGGCGTTAAGAGTGTTGAGGTGATGGAGCTACCGAAGACTCCTCACTTGCTCAACGCGATGGCAGACGACAACACGTCGAGCCATGAAGAAGCTCTCTTGAGGATTTATCAGCGCCTGCGACCAGGTAATCCCCCGCAGCTGGAGAAGGCACGCCAACTTTTCAACGAGAAGTTTTTCGATTCCAATCGCTATCGGTTGGGACGCGTGGGCCGCTTCCGGATGAATCGTAAGCTCGGAATCAATGTTCCGGAGACCGATATGGTCCTTCGTCCTGAGGATCTGTTGGCTGCAATTCGTTACTTGTTGGGTCTGGCTAGTGGCGACAAATCAGTAGAGGTCGACGATATCGACCACTTGGGGAATCGTCGATTGCGGACGATTGATGAACTGGCAAGCGATGAAATCCGCAAGGGTTTTCTCAAGCTACGTCGCACTGTCCAAGAGCGGATGAGTCTCAAGGACGCCGACGATATTACTCCACGAAGCCTCATCAATCCCAAGAGCATTTCGGCAGCGATTGATTATTTCTTTGGCCGGGGTGAGCTCTCTCAGGTTGTCGACCAAACGAATCCGCTGTCAATGTTGACCCACGAGCGTCGTTTGTCCGCCTTGGGCCCTGGTGGTTTGAATCGCAAGCGTGCTGGCTTCGAAGTGCGTGACGTACACATTTCGCACTACGGCCGTATTTGCCCGATTGAAACGCCTGAAGGTACCAACATTGGCTTGATTTCTAGTCTGGCCATGTATGCCTCCGTGGATGAGTATGGGTTCTTGATTACTCCATATCGGAGAGTGAAGAGTGGAAAGCTCACAGACGAAGTTGTTTGGTTGCGAGCAGATCAAGAGTCTGACGCCTATGTTGCCTCGGCTGACGTGCCTGTCAAAGACGGCATGATTCAGGGCGATACAGTGGTGGCTCGTTACAAGTCAGACTTCGTGCTCGTGCCGATCGATCAGATTGAATTTACCGATGTGGCTCCCAGCCAAATGATTGGAGTCTCGGCAGGCTTGATTCCGTTCCTGGAGCATGACGACGCCAACCGTGCCTTAATGGGCTCCAATATGCAGCGTCAAGCAGTGCCACTTCTGCTTGCTGATCCTCCGGTGGTTGGTACGGGGCTAGAGCGTGACGTGGCTCGCCACTCCGGTATGCTCGTAAGAGCAGGGCACAAGGGTTCGGTGACTTACGTCGATGCCGATCGCATCGAAATTGGCCCGGAAGTACACCATATGCGTAAGTTCGTTGGCCTCAACGAGCGGACTTGTCAAAACCAGAAGCCGCTGGTTCGTGTTGGTGACAAAGTGGAAAAAGGGGATGTGATTGCCGATGGTGCTGCCACGTTCAAAGGTGACTTGGCTCTGGGGCGCAATGTGCTTGTCGCTTTCATGTCCTACGAGGGCTACAACTTTGAGGACGCGATCATCATCAGCGAGGAGTTGGTTCGTAATGACACCTACACGTCAATTCACATCGAGGAGTTCGATGTTGAGATCCGCGAAACCAAGCTAGGCCGCGAAGAATTTACTCGTGACATTCCAAACGTCAGCGAAAAAGCTCTCCGTAATCTCGACGAAAATGGCATTGTGCAAATTGGCACCTATGTCGAACCGGGTGACATTCTCGTAGGTAAGGTGTCTCCGAAGTCCAAAACAGAGCTGACCCCTGAAGAGAAGCTATTGCATGCCATTTTCGGTCGTGCTGGCGAGGATGTGAAGAACGATTCTCTTGAAGTGTCATCAGGCATTGAAGGGATCGTAATCGACACGCAGAAATTCTCGCGCAGGATGAGCTTGGCTGAGGAAGAGCGCAAGCTCTTTGAGAAGTCTCTCAAGACTGCCGAGAAAGAAGGCAACGAAGAGATCGCTGCCAAATTTACCGAGATGGTGCTTGAGATCGAAAAGGTTCTTCAAAAGAAGCTTACCGATGAAGAAGGCAATGAGCAGATACACAACCAAGAGCCGCAGTTTATTGCTGATCTTGCGAATCGTTTCCGCTTAGACGCAATCGAGATTCGCAGTCCACAGCGACAGAAGGATGTCGAAAGGGTTTACAAGACCATGTGGCCGGCTGTCGAGGAAGCCATCGATCAGCGTGATCGCAAGCTCAACTCCATGAAACGGGGTGATGAACTTCGCAGCGGTGTGTTGCAAATGGTGAAGGTTTACATTGCCACCAAGCGGGTCATCTCCGTCGGCGACAAAATGGCTGGTCGCCACGGAAACAAGGGTGTGATTTCGAAAATTCTGCCCATCGAGGACATGCCTTTCTTGGAAGATGGCACACCGATTCAGATCATGCTCAATCCGTTGGGTGTTCCGAGTCGTATGAATGTCGGCCAGATTCTGGAAACGCATCTCGGTTGGGCCGGTGCCAAGCTCGGCTTCCGGGCGATCACGCCGGTTTTCGATGGTGCAACCGAAGAGCAGATCAACGACTGCTTGGAAGAAGCCGGTCTTCCTCGCCATGGTAAGGCTAAGCTTTTCGATGGTCGATCGGGCGAGAGATTTGAGCAAGAAACCACGGTGGGTTACATCTACATGCTCAAGCTACATCACTTGGTCGACGACAAGGTCCATGCCCGGAGTACTGGCCCTTACTCACTCATCACACAGCAACCACTGGGCGGCAAGGCCCGCTTTGGTGGCCAGCGATTTGGTGAAATGGAAGTGTGGGCGTTGGAGGCCTACGGTGCAGCCTACATCCTCCAGGAGTTGCTCACGGTCAAGAGCGACGACGTTGAAGGCCGCACGAAGATTTACGAATCGATGGTTAAGGGTGAAAACACGTTGCAAGCCGGCACGCCTGCGAGTTTCGATGTGCTGACAAATGAAATTCGTGGCCTGGGCCTGAATATGCAATTGGAAAAACGGCAACAGTTGTAG
- the rplL gene encoding 50S ribosomal protein L7/L12, with amino-acid sequence MSDEAVAEVSAATKEMGDKIVALTLKEAKELSDYLKDTYGIEPASGGGVVMAAGGGDAGGAAAAEEQTEFDVVLEAVGGNKIAVIKVVRSATGLGLKEAKDLVEAAPSKVKEGVSKEDAEKAKAELEGAGATAAIK; translated from the coding sequence ATGAGTGATGAAGCAGTAGCAGAGGTTTCTGCAGCAACCAAAGAGATGGGCGACAAGATTGTCGCGTTGACCCTTAAAGAAGCCAAGGAATTGAGCGATTACCTGAAGGACACCTACGGTATTGAGCCAGCTTCCGGTGGTGGCGTGGTCATGGCAGCCGGTGGCGGAGATGCTGGCGGTGCTGCCGCAGCTGAAGAGCAGACGGAATTCGACGTCGTGCTCGAAGCCGTTGGTGGAAACAAGATCGCGGTCATCAAGGTCGTGCGAAGCGCGACTGGCTTGGGTTTGAAAGAAGCCAAGGATCTCGTCGAGGCCGCTCCTAGCAAGGTCAAAGAAGGTGTTTCCAAAGAGGACGCGGAAAAGGCCAAGGCCGAGTTGGAAGGGGCTGGCGCTACAGCCGCGATCAAGTAG
- the rplJ gene encoding 50S ribosomal protein L10 has product MSKYVKDLITDELKSRFDGVTDALLVDVVGMEANSNVELRKQLRQKNMHLLVVKNSLARRATDGTALAPAFEGSEGTLALIWGGEDVVSLAKEVTRLAEDAKYKPFAPKGGVMDGAKLTADDVKAVSKWPSREEQLSILLGQILSPGATLSAQLLSPGAKLASQVKKKSEE; this is encoded by the coding sequence ATGAGCAAGTACGTAAAAGATTTGATCACTGACGAATTAAAGAGCCGTTTCGACGGCGTCACGGATGCTTTGTTGGTAGATGTTGTGGGTATGGAAGCGAACAGCAACGTTGAGCTACGCAAGCAATTGCGACAAAAGAACATGCATCTGCTGGTCGTGAAGAATAGTTTGGCGCGACGCGCAACCGATGGGACGGCGCTAGCTCCGGCTTTTGAAGGGTCCGAGGGGACTTTGGCGCTTATTTGGGGCGGCGAGGATGTCGTTTCGCTTGCCAAGGAAGTCACCCGCCTGGCAGAGGATGCCAAGTATAAGCCCTTTGCCCCTAAGGGTGGCGTGATGGATGGTGCCAAACTGACTGCCGATGATGTTAAGGCTGTCAGCAAATGGCCAAGCCGTGAAGAACAGCTCAGTATTCTACTGGGTCAGATTCTAAGTCCTGGAGCAACGCTTTCTGCTCAGTTGCTGAGCCCAGGCGCCAAGCTTGCCAGTCAGGTGAAAAAGAAGAGCGAGGAATAG